The Pan troglodytes isolate AG18354 chromosome 8, NHGRI_mPanTro3-v2.0_pri, whole genome shotgun sequence genome window below encodes:
- the AKR1C4 gene encoding aldo-keto reductase family 1 member C4 isoform X1, with protein sequence MDPKYQRVELNDGHFMPVLGFGTYAPPEVPRNRAVEVTKLAIEAGFRHIDSAYLYNNEEQVGLAIRSKIADGSVKREDIFYTSKLWCTFFQPQMVQPALESSLKKLQLDYVDLYLLHFPMALQPGETPLPKDENGKVIFDTVDLCAIWEVSAWRTEHRKGRQEEVMEKCKDAGLAKSIGVSNFNRRQLEMILNKPGLKYKPVCNQVECHPYLNQSKLLDFCKSKDIVLVAHSALGTQRHELWVDPKSPVLLEDPVLCALAKKHKRTPALIALRYQLQRGVVVLAKSYNEQRIRENVQVFEFQLTSEDMKVLDGLNRNYRYVVMDFLMDHPDYPFSDEY encoded by the exons ATGGATCCCAAATATCAGCGTGTGGAGCTAAATGATGGTCACTTCATGCCCGTATTGGGATTTGGCACCTATGCACCTCCAGAG GTTCCGAGGAACAGAGCTGTGGAGGTCACCAAATTAGCAATAGAAGCTGGCTTCCGCCATATTGATTCTGCTTATTTATACAATAATGAGGAGCAGGTTGGACTGGCCATCCGAAGCAAgattgcagatggcagtgtgaaGAGAGAAGACATATTCTACACTTCAAAG CTTTGGTGCACTTTCTTTCAACCACAGATGGTCCAACCAGCCTTGGAAAGCTCACTGAAAAAACTTCAACTGGACTATGTTGACCTCTATCTTCTTCATTTCCCAATGGCTCTCCAG CCAGGTGAGACGCCACTACCAAAAGATGAAAATGGAAAAGTAATATTCGACACAGTGGATCTCTGTGCCATATGGGAGGTGAGTGCTTGGAGGACAGAGCAcagaaaaggaagacaagaagag GTCATGGAAAAGTGTAAGGATGCAGGATTGGCCAAGTCCATCGGGGTGTCAAACTTCAACCGCAGGCAGCTGGAGATGATCCTCAACAAGCCAGGACTCAAGTACAAGCCTGTCTGCAACCAG GTAGAATGTCATCCTTACCTCAACCAGAGCAAACTGCTGGATTTCTGCAAGTCAAAAGACATTGTTCTGGTTGCCCACAGTGCTCTGGGAACCCAACGACATGAACTATG GGTGGACCCAAAGTCCCCAGTTCTTTTGGAGGACCCAGTTCTTTGTGCCTTAGCAAAGAAACACAAACGAACCCCAGCCCTGATTGCCCTGCGCTACCAGCTGCAGCGTGGGGTTGTGGTCCTGGCCAAGAGCTACAATGAGCAGCGAATCAGAGAGAATGTCCAG GTTTTTGAATTCCAGTTGACATCAGAGGATATGAAAGTTCTAGATGGTCTAAACAGAAATTATCGATATGTTGTCATGGATTT CCTTATGGACCACCCTGATTATCCATTTTCAGATGAATATTAG
- the AKR1C4 gene encoding aldo-keto reductase family 1 member C4 isoform X2, translated as MDPKYQRVELNDGHFMPVLGFGTYAPPEVPRNRAVEVTKLAIEAGFRHIDSAYLYNNEEQVGLAIRSKIADGSVKREDIFYTSKLWCTFFQPQMVQPALESSLKKLQLDYVDLYLLHFPMALQPGETPLPKDENGKVIFDTVDLCAIWEVMEKCKDAGLAKSIGVSNFNRRQLEMILNKPGLKYKPVCNQVECHPYLNQSKLLDFCKSKDIVLVAHSALGTQRHELWVDPKSPVLLEDPVLCALAKKHKRTPALIALRYQLQRGVVVLAKSYNEQRIRENVQVFEFQLTSEDMKVLDGLNRNYRYVVMDFLMDHPDYPFSDEY; from the exons ATGGATCCCAAATATCAGCGTGTGGAGCTAAATGATGGTCACTTCATGCCCGTATTGGGATTTGGCACCTATGCACCTCCAGAG GTTCCGAGGAACAGAGCTGTGGAGGTCACCAAATTAGCAATAGAAGCTGGCTTCCGCCATATTGATTCTGCTTATTTATACAATAATGAGGAGCAGGTTGGACTGGCCATCCGAAGCAAgattgcagatggcagtgtgaaGAGAGAAGACATATTCTACACTTCAAAG CTTTGGTGCACTTTCTTTCAACCACAGATGGTCCAACCAGCCTTGGAAAGCTCACTGAAAAAACTTCAACTGGACTATGTTGACCTCTATCTTCTTCATTTCCCAATGGCTCTCCAG CCAGGTGAGACGCCACTACCAAAAGATGAAAATGGAAAAGTAATATTCGACACAGTGGATCTCTGTGCCATATGGGAG GTCATGGAAAAGTGTAAGGATGCAGGATTGGCCAAGTCCATCGGGGTGTCAAACTTCAACCGCAGGCAGCTGGAGATGATCCTCAACAAGCCAGGACTCAAGTACAAGCCTGTCTGCAACCAG GTAGAATGTCATCCTTACCTCAACCAGAGCAAACTGCTGGATTTCTGCAAGTCAAAAGACATTGTTCTGGTTGCCCACAGTGCTCTGGGAACCCAACGACATGAACTATG GGTGGACCCAAAGTCCCCAGTTCTTTTGGAGGACCCAGTTCTTTGTGCCTTAGCAAAGAAACACAAACGAACCCCAGCCCTGATTGCCCTGCGCTACCAGCTGCAGCGTGGGGTTGTGGTCCTGGCCAAGAGCTACAATGAGCAGCGAATCAGAGAGAATGTCCAG GTTTTTGAATTCCAGTTGACATCAGAGGATATGAAAGTTCTAGATGGTCTAAACAGAAATTATCGATATGTTGTCATGGATTT CCTTATGGACCACCCTGATTATCCATTTTCAGATGAATATTAG
- the AKR1C4 gene encoding aldo-keto reductase family 1 member C4 isoform X4 — MDPKYQRVELNDGHFMPVLGFGTYAPPEVPRNRAVEVTKLAIEAGFRHIDSAYLYNNEEQVGLAIRSKIADGSVKREDIFYTSKLWCTFFQPQMVQPALESSLKKLQLDYVDLYLLHFPMALQPGETPLPKDENGKVIFDTVDLCAIWEVSAWRTEHRKGRQEEVMEKCKDAGLAKSIGVSNFNRRQLEMILNKPGLKYKPVCNQVFEFQLTSEDMKVLDGLNRNYRYVVMDFLMDHPDYPFSDEY; from the exons ATGGATCCCAAATATCAGCGTGTGGAGCTAAATGATGGTCACTTCATGCCCGTATTGGGATTTGGCACCTATGCACCTCCAGAG GTTCCGAGGAACAGAGCTGTGGAGGTCACCAAATTAGCAATAGAAGCTGGCTTCCGCCATATTGATTCTGCTTATTTATACAATAATGAGGAGCAGGTTGGACTGGCCATCCGAAGCAAgattgcagatggcagtgtgaaGAGAGAAGACATATTCTACACTTCAAAG CTTTGGTGCACTTTCTTTCAACCACAGATGGTCCAACCAGCCTTGGAAAGCTCACTGAAAAAACTTCAACTGGACTATGTTGACCTCTATCTTCTTCATTTCCCAATGGCTCTCCAG CCAGGTGAGACGCCACTACCAAAAGATGAAAATGGAAAAGTAATATTCGACACAGTGGATCTCTGTGCCATATGGGAGGTGAGTGCTTGGAGGACAGAGCAcagaaaaggaagacaagaagag GTCATGGAAAAGTGTAAGGATGCAGGATTGGCCAAGTCCATCGGGGTGTCAAACTTCAACCGCAGGCAGCTGGAGATGATCCTCAACAAGCCAGGACTCAAGTACAAGCCTGTCTGCAACCAG GTTTTTGAATTCCAGTTGACATCAGAGGATATGAAAGTTCTAGATGGTCTAAACAGAAATTATCGATATGTTGTCATGGATTT CCTTATGGACCACCCTGATTATCCATTTTCAGATGAATATTAG
- the AKR1C4 gene encoding aldo-keto reductase family 1 member C4 isoform X3 — MDPKYQRVELNDGHFMPVLGFGTYAPPEVPRNRAVEVTKLAIEAGFRHIDSAYLYNNEEQVGLAIRSKIADGSVKREDIFYTSKLWCTFFQPQMVQPALESSLKKLQLDYVDLYLLHFPMALQPGETPLPKDENGKVIFDTVDLCAIWEVSAWRTEHRKGRQEEVMEKCKDAGLAKSIGVSNFNRRQLEMILNKPGLKYKPVCNQGGPKVPSSFGGPSSLCLSKETQTNPSPDCPALPAAAWGCGPGQELQ; from the exons ATGGATCCCAAATATCAGCGTGTGGAGCTAAATGATGGTCACTTCATGCCCGTATTGGGATTTGGCACCTATGCACCTCCAGAG GTTCCGAGGAACAGAGCTGTGGAGGTCACCAAATTAGCAATAGAAGCTGGCTTCCGCCATATTGATTCTGCTTATTTATACAATAATGAGGAGCAGGTTGGACTGGCCATCCGAAGCAAgattgcagatggcagtgtgaaGAGAGAAGACATATTCTACACTTCAAAG CTTTGGTGCACTTTCTTTCAACCACAGATGGTCCAACCAGCCTTGGAAAGCTCACTGAAAAAACTTCAACTGGACTATGTTGACCTCTATCTTCTTCATTTCCCAATGGCTCTCCAG CCAGGTGAGACGCCACTACCAAAAGATGAAAATGGAAAAGTAATATTCGACACAGTGGATCTCTGTGCCATATGGGAGGTGAGTGCTTGGAGGACAGAGCAcagaaaaggaagacaagaagag GTCATGGAAAAGTGTAAGGATGCAGGATTGGCCAAGTCCATCGGGGTGTCAAACTTCAACCGCAGGCAGCTGGAGATGATCCTCAACAAGCCAGGACTCAAGTACAAGCCTGTCTGCAACCAG GGTGGACCCAAAGTCCCCAGTTCTTTTGGAGGACCCAGTTCTTTGTGCCTTAGCAAAGAAACACAAACGAACCCCAGCCCTGATTGCCCTGCGCTACCAGCTGCAGCGTGGGGTTGTGGTCCTGGCCAAGAGCTACAATGA
- the AKR1C4 gene encoding aldo-keto reductase family 1 member C4 isoform X5 codes for MDPKYQRVELNDGHFMPVLGFGTYAPPEVPRNRAVEVTKLAIEAGFRHIDSAYLYNNEEQVGLAIRSKIADGSVKREDIFYTSKLWCTFFQPQMVQPALESSLKKLQLDYVDLYLLHFPMALQPGETPLPKDENGKVIFDTVDLCAIWEVSAWRTEHRKGRQEEVMEKCKDAGLAKSIGVSNFNRRQLEMILNKPGLKYKPVCNQKILESKTSV; via the exons ATGGATCCCAAATATCAGCGTGTGGAGCTAAATGATGGTCACTTCATGCCCGTATTGGGATTTGGCACCTATGCACCTCCAGAG GTTCCGAGGAACAGAGCTGTGGAGGTCACCAAATTAGCAATAGAAGCTGGCTTCCGCCATATTGATTCTGCTTATTTATACAATAATGAGGAGCAGGTTGGACTGGCCATCCGAAGCAAgattgcagatggcagtgtgaaGAGAGAAGACATATTCTACACTTCAAAG CTTTGGTGCACTTTCTTTCAACCACAGATGGTCCAACCAGCCTTGGAAAGCTCACTGAAAAAACTTCAACTGGACTATGTTGACCTCTATCTTCTTCATTTCCCAATGGCTCTCCAG CCAGGTGAGACGCCACTACCAAAAGATGAAAATGGAAAAGTAATATTCGACACAGTGGATCTCTGTGCCATATGGGAGGTGAGTGCTTGGAGGACAGAGCAcagaaaaggaagacaagaagag GTCATGGAAAAGTGTAAGGATGCAGGATTGGCCAAGTCCATCGGGGTGTCAAACTTCAACCGCAGGCAGCTGGAGATGATCCTCAACAAGCCAGGACTCAAGTACAAGCCTGTCTGCAACCAG AAGATTCTAGAAAGCAAAACATCTGTCTAG